CCACATTGGCTGCCGCGTTTGTTTCTTCAAAAAGAAGTTTAATCCGTGCCAACTCATCACGTTGTTTTAGGATTTCTAATTCTTTGTCTTTTCTTTCCGTTATATCAATCAAATAACAAATTTTTTCTGTTGGGTAGGAGTTGAAATAACTAACAACGCTGTAATCGGAAACATAAATATAAGTTCCGTCTTGTTTTTGAAATCTGTATTCTCTTTGGTAGGTGCGAACTTTATTTCTGATGTGTTCTTTTTCTTCTGCAATCGTTTGTACTTTGTCTTCGGGATGGATGAGGTCATCAGGTTTCAACATTCCTTTTTTGAAGTCACCAGCCTGGTATCCGAGATTGAGAGAAACATTGGGAGAAATATACGTGGTTAAAAACTCGGTATCAAACTTAAACCGAAAGATCACATAGGGGCCACTGTCCAAAATCACATTTTCAATGCTAAAGTTAGGTTCCCCTCTTAAGATCACTCCTGGTATGTTTTTAAATTCCAAATACCGGCCAGAGATCCGGAAGGGGTTCCCCAGTAGGCTTGTTGTGAATTGGAAAGGAGTCCGTCTTGCCAAGGTCTCTTGGCATAAGTTGGTGAGGATGAGGGCATCCCGTGGAATGATGTGTAGGTCGTTGATATGTTTTCCCGTGGAAATAGAATCAGGAGGCAGATAGAGATTGGGTGAAGTGCGAGAAAACTGAATTTCTAAAAAAGGATCTACATAGATTAAAAATTCGTCAAAACACTCCACAATGGATTGGTAGTTGAAACTTTCTGCCATGAATTGTTATGTCACTTGACCAAATGGATTGGCCCTAAAGAATAATAGATACGATGACGAATCGCCTGTCACTTTCTATTTTAATCTGGTGTATTTCCGCACTTTCGGCGGGAAATTTAATGAGTCAAACCCAACGAAATCATGGTTGGGTTGTCTCTGGATCAACCTCAAAACTCCTGATCCAAGGGAAAGAAATATTGAATGCACGGGATGAATTCCGATTTAAGAACCCGGAAGGAATGTCTCAAATCCAAGAGATCGATTACTATCTCATGTTAGGGGAGTATTACCTCCGAAAAAAAGATAAAGTCGGAATCGCCAATATCCTTTATGACCTACGAACTAAAAAAGGGGAGTACGCTTTTGCGGATTTTTTACTAACCTCTCTTTGGAAACAGTCTCAAGGCGACGAAGTTCAAGCGATTAAAACCCTAGATAATTATATTCAAAAAGAACCCAATACTTACTTTCGCAACCTAGCAAAAAACATGCGAACAAATCTTTTTCAAACTGGTGAAGATGAAAAAAAGTCGATGATCCGTATGGATTGCCAAAAAACCAAACCGTATTATTCTTTATGCCGAGTGTTTCGCTTACAATACTATATTGATCTTCCTTCAGGCAAAGAGAAGGATATGCACAAACATTTTGTGAACATTATGCGTGTCAGTTCTCCTTTTTTTGAGGATCCTAACTTGGAATGGATTCCTCTTTTGGATCGGATCGACGAAGACCTACCCGCTAAACTATCCTTTCTTGGATTTGTGAGAGAAGGAATCCATTTACAGAAAATGATTATGGATTTGGAAAAAATTGCAGATGGATCGATTAGTGAAAATTCTAACGAACGGATGGCCTTTTTCCAAATTCTCGGAGGGGACTATTCGGGAGCCGAAGAATCTTTGTTAAATTTTCTTCGGTCTGCGAGAGGAAAAAAAGCTTCGATTCTAAATCGAGTGTATGTAAAGTTAGGTGCACTAGCTTATTTCCAAAAAGATTACAAAAAATCATTAGAATACTATTTGAAGTTAGATTTGAATAATTGGTCTTCAGACATCAACCATCCGTTTTTGAATGAACCTATGTCTATTACCGGGGTGAAAGATTTAATATCCGTATCATTATATAAAGTGAGTGGGCCAGAAGCTGCACTCAAAGCTCTACAGAAAATTAAGGATCCTGATAAATTAACAGAAGCAGACATTTGGCCCAAACTTAGAATTTCGCAAATGTTAATGGATCAAAATCCTGAGTTATCTTCTCGAATGACAGATGAAATCATTTATATGGCTCAGGAAAAAAAATGGAGAAGGTTGGAATACGCAGCCACCATCCTACAAGGTTATAATCAAATTTATCGAAAAGAATTCCGTAAGTCCACAATTGAATTAACAAAGAGTAGGGGGATTTTAGATGAAGAAAATGCTTTTTACGCGGCAGAATTTCTTCGAAACTTTGGTTTTGTTTTTGCCCACACTGCCTCTGGTAAAAAGGGCCCTGTGAATGGAAACATTCGGGATGGTGTATCCGATTATCTTCAAAATAATATTTATGAAGATCTGTATTATATTCGTAATTATAGACCTCTCGCATTTTCTACAGATTTATTTTTTGAATATGCACTCAGTCATCTGCGGGATGACAACGATGTTTGGGGACTTTTAGATTCTATATATAAATATAATGCAGTGAAAAGGATTCGTTCCCAAAAAAATAGTCCACATTCATTGTTTCAAATTCAATCTGTTGATAAACAGTTCCAATACCTATCTGGTTTTTCTACAGCAAGAGAATCTAAGTTTTTTGATTCTACTTATGCCGATAGCAGGGAAACAGAAAGTCAAATCCAAAGAAAAAATGATGAAGAGTCGGTTCGAAATTTAGAAACAGCAAAACTTCCCACCATCCTTTTGTTACCCTACAAGGATGAGTTTTATCTTTTTACATTCAATCCCAAAGAATCCAAACGTAACCAACTCAGTTGGAAGGTGATTCGATCCCAAAGACCAGATACTTCCGATGCCATTGAATCGGTTAGAGAACTTATGAGTTCTAGTAAAGAAAACGATACTGTTCAAATTTATTTGAACGAATCGGGTGCAAGTTTGATGCGATCTCTCAAAAAAGAAATGAAAGATACTGGGTTTGTATTTTTCTTTTCTCTTCACCCACAAACGGAGACTCAGAAACCACTGAATGTTTTTTCTTGGAAATGTCCAACAAACATGCGTTCCTTGGAAGGGAAGGGTATGAATCTTGTGGAGACTGCCTACTTTGAAGGGTCTCGTATTTTAAAAGAAAAGGAACGTTTACATCTTTGGGACTTTTCGACAAACTCTGGTTCGGTGGGATCAGTCGCCAACTTGTCTTGGTCTTGTAAATCTGACACGGGAACTCTCGAAGAAATTCCTTTCCTGAAGTTATTTCGCCGAATTGATTACCGCACAGTTCCAAAGATGGTAGTTTATACAGAACGTGTCCTTGGAAAATCTTGGTCTGATTATTCTTGGCACTATCACTGGTTGCATTTTTGGTTTCGATCGGGAACCAAAAAAATTGGATACCTTCCCACCCTTCCTGTTATGGATGCAAGTTCCGTTTCTGGCCTGGCCGATTCCGCACGTTATCGGGACGACGGGATTTGGATCCAAGCAACGGCACAGTAATGGCGACATAATCTAGGTAGTTTTTTTTTGCCAGACTTCCAGTTCCTCTGTATTTCCGGCAAAAATGGTCCAAAATGTAGGCGACACTGGGAGAACGGTCCAAAATACTTAATTCTATTCCTCATACGCAATGGACCCTGATCATAAAACTTTAGTGGTGTTCGAGTTTCTATGGAAATAATCGGCATCTTTCTCATCTTCCTTCTTGTCTTTGTCAATGGTTTCTTCGTAGCAGCCGAGTTTGCTATGGTTTCCCTTCGCCCCTCTCGCCTAGAGGAGCTTGTCAAAGAAAACAGAGCTATGGCTCATCTTACAAAAAAGGCCGTCTCGAAAATTGACGATATGTTATCGGTTTGCCAAGTGGGAATCACAGTCGCAAGCCTACTCCTTGGATGGATCGGCGAAGCTTTGTTTGCGAGTGTCGTTTCTGGGTTCCTTCGTATGTTTCATATTGAATTGGATCTAGTTACAATCCACAGCATCTCTATTGGAGTATCGTTTACTCTTATCACATTACTACATGTGATTTTAGGGGAACTTGTTCCCAAAACCCTAGCCATTCAAAACACAGAAGCAATTGCACTTGGAGTTTCTGGCCCTATGTGGTTATTTTATTATCTTTTCTTCCCTGTCACATTTGTTATGAATCGTTTGGCGGGAGGTGTTCTCACTCTCTTCCGATTACAACGTACGGGTGATAAGTATGTTCACTCTGCAGAAGAATTGATGATCATCATCGAAGAACAAAGAAAACAAGGTCGGATTGATAATGCAGAGATGCAACTCATCCAAAAGACTTTTGATTTTTCCGAACATACTGCCAAAGATGTAATGACACATAGGCTTTCTATCATTGGAATTTCTCAAGAGTCAACGATTGATAAGATGCTTCCCCTCATTGCAGAACATAGTTTTTCAAGATACCCGGTATATGATCAAACTTTGGATCGTATTGTCGGGATTGTTCATGTACAGAAATATTTAAAATGGCAAGCGGCACATCTTTCTGCCAAGGGTAAAAAAGAGAAGATCACTGTGATTATGGAAAAGGATTTTGTTAAGGTTCCAGAATCTATGTCCATTGAACGAGTGATGACCAAACTTCGCGAGAAAAAACAACATATGGCAATTGTCATTGATGAATATGGTGGAGTTTCCGGATTACTGACGTTAGAAGATATTATAGAAGAATTTTTTGGTGAAATCCGGGATGAAACGGACTCCGATGAAGTAGATGTAACTTCAACGAATAAAAAAACAAAGGCCATTACTCTGGATGGAGAGACTGAACTTTCTAGTTTGACTGGCATTTTAGAAGGGGAAGAACCTTCTGATATGGAAGAAGTTCGAACCATTGCTGGTTATTTTATGGAAAAGAACGAGGATATGCCAAAAGAGGGTAGCATCGTTCAAATTAAAAAAGGTAGTCTAAAAGTAAAAAAGATGGAAGGTAATAAAATCATTTCCATTTTGTTTACTCCGAAACTAGAAGAAGATCATGATTCTGAAATGGAGAGGGAGCTCTCTTACGAGGACAGGTAGATGAAAGAAATTGTGATTGCTGTTTCTGGATCCATAGCTTCCTACAAGGCATGTGATTTGGTAAGAGGGCTTACCAAACAAGGATACCCTGTTCGTGTGATCATGACTTCCAATGCTACCAAATTTGTTGGTAAAATTACCTTCGAAGCTTTGACTGGAAAACCAGTTCGTGTGGATGAATTTGATACGGGTATGGCACATATCGAAATCAAAAACATTGCTTCAGTTCTCGCTGTAGTGCCGGCTTCCGCCAATATCATTGGGAAAATGGCAAATGGAATCGCTGACGATTTAGTCACCTCCACTTATTTAGCTTGCACCTCGCCTGTGTTAGTTGCTCCTTCAATGAATCCTGGAATGTATTTACATCCTGCGGTCCAAAGGAATTTAAAGACCTTGGAAAAAGACGGTGTGACTATCGTTTCTCCTGATAAGGGAATTGTTGTTTGTGGTGATGAAGGATACGGTAAACTCGCAACTGTCGAATCCATCACCGAACAAATTATCAAACTCCATACAAAGAATTCATGAACTTAAAATTCAAACGAGTGATCGTTACTTCGGGCCCAACTCGGGAATGGATTGATCCTGTACGTTATATCTCCAATGCCTCTTCGGGAAAGATGGGTTATGAAATTGCTAAGTCTTTTTTGTTATATCCTGTCGAAGTGATTTACATTCACGGAAATACATTGGAACGCTATACAAATGTTCCTGGCGCCAAACTCAATATAGAAGTGGAAACTACCATTCAATTACGAGATGCAGTTTTGTCTCAGATTACTAACGATAGTTTGCTTGTGATGGCGGCGGCTCCTGCCGATTTTCGCCCTATCATGACAGCAGAACATAAAATCAAAAAAGAAAAAACTTCCGAAGGAACGAGAGGCCTTCTTCTCGAGTTAGAAGAAAATCCTGATGTATTACAACAAGTCACTGAGTATGTAGCAGAACATAAAATAGAGAATTCGATTCGTGTTGGTTTTGCTGCCGAAACAAGAGAACTAGAAAAATATGCAAAGGACAAACTAACAAGAAAAGGCCTTCATTTTATTGTGGGAAACTACGTAGGTGCTGGCAAAGGGTTCGGAGAAGTGGATTCTAGTGTTCGTATCTTTAGTGCCAAAGGTTTGGAAAAAGAAATCGGGCCACTGCCGAAAGAAAAAATCGCAGAGGCTTTAGTTCAGTTTTTAGTGTCCGTTTGATTTATTCCCAAAACCAAACGCAAAGTAACCGGCAAGAAGGATCAGTCCAAAACTAACGATATAATTCCACTTGAGCTTTTCTCCTAGGAAAAGAGTGGCGAACAGAATGAACACAAAGATAGTGATTACTTCTTGTATGATCTTTAATTGGAACCCCTCAAATTTATAAACAGAATATCCAATTCGGTTTGCAGGAACCATAAGTACATATTCAAAAAATGCGATTCCCCAAGAAAAGAGAATGATATAAAACATATTGTTGGACTTGGCAAACTTCAAGTGGCCATACCAGGCGAAGGTCATAAAGATATTGGAAAGAATCAGTAGGATGATAGTGATCATTTAAGTCCCTTGGTTATAATCAAAGATTGATAAGAATTCATTTTACGAAAGCGGAAGTTTTACAGAAAAAAAATTAAGAATACGAGTCACTATTTTACATCGGTATTCCATCTGGATAAACTTCG
The sequence above is drawn from the Leptospira sp. WS4.C2 genome and encodes:
- a CDS encoding hemolysin family protein; translated protein: MEIIGIFLIFLLVFVNGFFVAAEFAMVSLRPSRLEELVKENRAMAHLTKKAVSKIDDMLSVCQVGITVASLLLGWIGEALFASVVSGFLRMFHIELDLVTIHSISIGVSFTLITLLHVILGELVPKTLAIQNTEAIALGVSGPMWLFYYLFFPVTFVMNRLAGGVLTLFRLQRTGDKYVHSAEELMIIIEEQRKQGRIDNAEMQLIQKTFDFSEHTAKDVMTHRLSIIGISQESTIDKMLPLIAEHSFSRYPVYDQTLDRIVGIVHVQKYLKWQAAHLSAKGKKEKITVIMEKDFVKVPESMSIERVMTKLREKKQHMAIVIDEYGGVSGLLTLEDIIEEFFGEIRDETDSDEVDVTSTNKKTKAITLDGETELSSLTGILEGEEPSDMEEVRTIAGYFMEKNEDMPKEGSIVQIKKGSLKVKKMEGNKIISILFTPKLEEDHDSEMERELSYEDR
- a CDS encoding phosphopantothenoylcysteine decarboxylase — translated: MKEIVIAVSGSIASYKACDLVRGLTKQGYPVRVIMTSNATKFVGKITFEALTGKPVRVDEFDTGMAHIEIKNIASVLAVVPASANIIGKMANGIADDLVTSTYLACTSPVLVAPSMNPGMYLHPAVQRNLKTLEKDGVTIVSPDKGIVVCGDEGYGKLATVESITEQIIKLHTKNS
- a CDS encoding DMT family protein, which codes for MITIILLILSNIFMTFAWYGHLKFAKSNNMFYIILFSWGIAFFEYVLMVPANRIGYSVYKFEGFQLKIIQEVITIFVFILFATLFLGEKLKWNYIVSFGLILLAGYFAFGFGNKSNGH
- a CDS encoding phosphopantothenoylcysteine decarboxylase, whose protein sequence is MNLKFKRVIVTSGPTREWIDPVRYISNASSGKMGYEIAKSFLLYPVEVIYIHGNTLERYTNVPGAKLNIEVETTIQLRDAVLSQITNDSLLVMAAAPADFRPIMTAEHKIKKEKTSEGTRGLLLELEENPDVLQQVTEYVAEHKIENSIRVGFAAETRELEKYAKDKLTRKGLHFIVGNYVGAGKGFGEVDSSVRIFSAKGLEKEIGPLPKEKIAEALVQFLVSV